The Candidatus Polarisedimenticolaceae bacterium genome includes a window with the following:
- the nrfD gene encoding NrfD/PsrC family molybdoenzyme membrane anchor subunit — protein MEHLLHGVEGFMYPNEIELQWSVLIVLYPFITGLVAGAFILASLLRVFNVEAIKPTYRLALLTALAFLIVAPLPLQMHLGHPERSFEMYLTPHTTSAMAMFGFVYLWYLLAVLVIEIWLDFRPEIVRFAQESTGWKRLFYRALTLGSYNVSPRALEIDDKVGWFITVVGIPSAFLLHGYVGFIFGSIKANPWWSTPLMPIVFLFSAIVSGIAAVLLIYIVYCVTKSIKLDMRCLDAMAKFLFFAFLIDFTLESLDLIHRIYESDESFKTLDFMVKTKLYGSHIIVQLILGTLAPLGLLALTQILKLTESARRSLYTIAAVLTLVGIFAMRWNVVIGGQLFSKSFLGYTTYKMGFATREGLLPAIVLMILPFLILWVLVRLFPPMKETSCAESGS, from the coding sequence ATGGAACATCTCCTTCACGGCGTCGAAGGCTTCATGTACCCCAACGAGATCGAGCTCCAGTGGAGCGTGCTGATCGTGCTCTACCCGTTCATCACGGGGCTCGTCGCGGGCGCGTTTATCCTCGCTTCGCTGCTGCGCGTCTTCAACGTCGAGGCGATCAAGCCGACCTACCGGCTCGCGCTGCTGACCGCCCTCGCGTTCCTCATCGTCGCGCCGCTCCCGCTGCAGATGCACCTCGGCCATCCCGAGCGCTCGTTCGAGATGTACCTCACCCCGCACACCACCTCGGCGATGGCGATGTTCGGGTTCGTCTACCTCTGGTACCTGCTGGCGGTGCTGGTCATCGAGATCTGGCTGGACTTCCGCCCGGAGATCGTTCGATTCGCGCAGGAGTCGACGGGCTGGAAGCGGCTGTTCTACCGGGCGCTGACGCTCGGGTCCTACAACGTGAGCCCGCGGGCGCTCGAGATCGACGACAAGGTGGGGTGGTTCATCACCGTCGTCGGCATCCCGTCGGCGTTCCTGCTCCACGGCTACGTCGGGTTCATCTTCGGCTCCATCAAGGCGAACCCCTGGTGGTCCACGCCGCTGATGCCGATCGTCTTCCTGTTCTCCGCGATCGTCTCGGGGATCGCGGCGGTGCTGTTGATCTACATCGTCTACTGCGTCACGAAGTCGATCAAGCTCGACATGCGCTGCCTCGACGCGATGGCGAAGTTCCTGTTCTTCGCCTTCCTGATCGACTTCACGCTCGAGTCCCTGGACCTGATCCACCGCATCTACGAGTCGGACGAGTCGTTCAAGACCCTCGACTTCATGGTGAAGACGAAACTCTACGGCTCGCACATCATCGTGCAGCTGATCCTGGGCACCCTCGCGCCCTTGGGGCTTCTGGCCCTGACCCAGATCCTGAAGCTGACGGAGAGCGCGCGGCGCAGCCTCTACACGATCGCGGCGGTGCTGACGCTCGTCGGGATCTTCGCGATGCGCTGGAACGTCGTGATCGGCGGACAGCTGTTCTCCAAGAGCTTCCTCGGATACACGACCTACAAGATGGGATTCGCCACCCGCGAGGGTCTGCTCCCGGCGATCGTGCTCATGATCCTGCCGTTCCTCATCCTCTGGGTGCTGGTCCGGCTGTTCCCCCCGATGAAGGAGACCTCATGCGCGGAATCTGGCTCCTGA
- a CDS encoding cytochrome c family protein gives MRGIWLLIGAIAAIPSRAAMPQPASAEICGDCHRAIAEGWKKSAHARAMESRLFQEALRKAGEDFGTDAKKVCLGCHAPLAVKLGDFELVKKVSWEGVTCDFCHSIRSVDVSGPNPKATVEVSNLKSGPSKDSVSPAHATAYSKVHTESETCAVCHEYRNAGGFAVVTTYSEWRESPAGKGGIPCQGCHMYLVQGQVVDPRVRRESSHQVNLHEMPGSHSIEQLNKALKAWMTVKRDGNTLRVNVRLSNDGAGHYLPTGSPMRQIVLEVRAAPFGIDSMRQERKLTRALKDASGAPIQQEHVAFLKAASVASDTRLAPDETRTETFAFEVPKDTKTRVETRLYYVHSPAAGSDLARRVKFIELVQMAP, from the coding sequence ATGCGCGGAATCTGGCTCCTGATCGGCGCGATCGCGGCCATCCCGTCCCGGGCGGCGATGCCCCAGCCCGCGAGCGCGGAGATCTGCGGGGACTGCCACCGGGCCATCGCCGAGGGTTGGAAGAAGTCGGCCCACGCCCGTGCGATGGAGAGCCGCCTCTTCCAGGAGGCCCTCCGGAAAGCCGGCGAGGACTTCGGCACGGACGCGAAGAAGGTCTGCCTCGGCTGTCACGCCCCGCTCGCGGTGAAGCTCGGCGACTTCGAGCTCGTGAAGAAGGTGAGCTGGGAAGGGGTCACCTGCGACTTCTGCCACTCGATCCGGTCGGTCGACGTGTCCGGCCCGAATCCGAAGGCGACCGTCGAGGTCTCGAACCTGAAGAGCGGACCGTCGAAGGACTCCGTCTCGCCCGCCCACGCGACGGCGTATTCGAAGGTGCACACGGAGTCCGAGACCTGCGCCGTCTGCCACGAGTACAGGAACGCGGGCGGCTTCGCCGTCGTCACCACCTACAGCGAGTGGAGGGAGAGCCCCGCCGGCAAGGGCGGCATCCCGTGCCAGGGGTGCCACATGTACCTCGTCCAGGGACAGGTCGTCGATCCGCGCGTGCGGCGGGAGTCCTCGCACCAGGTGAACCTGCACGAGATGCCCGGCAGCCACTCGATCGAGCAGCTCAACAAGGCGCTCAAGGCGTGGATGACGGTCAAACGCGACGGGAACACGCTGCGCGTGAACGTGCGCCTCTCCAACGACGGCGCCGGACACTACCTCCCGACCGGATCGCCGATGCGCCAGATCGTCCTCGAGGTCCGGGCGGCGCCGTTCGGGATCGACTCGATGCGCCAGGAGCGCAAGCTCACGCGCGCGCTGAAGGACGCCTCGGGCGCTCCGATCCAGCAGGAGCACGTCGCCTTCCTGAAGGCGGCCTCCGTGGCCTCCGACACGAGGCTGGCCCCGGACGAGACGCGGACGGAGACCTTCGCCTTCGAGGTGCCGAAAGACACGAAGACACGGGTGGAGACGAGGCTCTACTACGTCCACTCCCCCGCCGCAGGGAGCGATCTCGCGCGCCGGGTGAAGTTCATCGAGCTGGTGCAGATGGCTCCGTAG
- a CDS encoding 4Fe-4S dicluster domain-containing protein, translating to MSAGRTNPGHDPVRRNLLKMAGAGAAVAALSGCRIEEFFRAHFRELSKADLDAALRGIERSNLERFGKRTTVDATGARPGVEFGYGLDLSRCVGCRRCVYACVKENNPSREHPQIHWIRVLEMDKEHGVDLMHSEIYYEPETVPQPGKFYFPVQCQQCRDAPCVKTCPTGATWQEPDGIVVIDYDWCIGCRCCMSACPYGARHFNWAEPTLPAEELNPDQHYLGNRPRPKGVVEKCTFCIQRTRKGLYPACVEVCPVGARKFGNLLDPESEVRKVMDTKRVFIFKEELATHPRFFYFYAT from the coding sequence ATGAGCGCCGGGCGGACGAATCCGGGACACGACCCGGTGCGCCGCAACCTGCTCAAGATGGCCGGTGCGGGAGCGGCCGTCGCCGCCCTGTCGGGCTGCCGTATCGAGGAGTTCTTCCGGGCCCACTTCCGGGAGCTGTCGAAGGCCGACCTCGACGCCGCGCTCCGGGGCATCGAGCGGTCGAATCTCGAGCGGTTCGGGAAGCGAACGACCGTGGACGCCACCGGGGCGCGCCCGGGCGTCGAGTTCGGTTACGGCCTCGACCTTTCGCGTTGCGTGGGCTGCCGGCGCTGCGTGTACGCGTGCGTGAAGGAGAACAACCCGTCCCGCGAGCACCCGCAGATCCACTGGATCCGGGTCCTGGAGATGGACAAGGAGCACGGCGTCGATCTGATGCACTCGGAGATCTACTACGAGCCGGAAACGGTTCCGCAGCCCGGCAAGTTCTACTTCCCGGTCCAGTGCCAGCAGTGCCGCGACGCGCCCTGCGTGAAGACCTGCCCCACCGGCGCCACCTGGCAGGAGCCCGACGGCATCGTGGTCATCGACTACGACTGGTGCATCGGTTGCCGCTGCTGCATGTCGGCCTGCCCCTACGGCGCACGACACTTCAACTGGGCCGAGCCGACGCTGCCGGCGGAGGAGCTGAACCCGGACCAGCACTACCTCGGCAACCGCCCGCGCCCCAAGGGCGTCGTGGAGAAATGCACCTTCTGCATCCAGCGGACGCGCAAGGGGCTCTACCCGGCGTGCGTCGAGGTCTGCCCCGTCGGCGCGCGGAAGTTCGGGAACCTGCTCGACCCCGAGAGCGAGGTGCGCAAGGTCATGGACACCAAGCGCGTCTTCATCTTCAAGGAAGAGCTCGCGACCCACCCGCGGTTCTTCTACTTCTACGCCACCTGA
- the nrfD gene encoding NrfD/PsrC family molybdoenzyme membrane anchor subunit, translating into MRGFLEFVRGCGRQVVRGDRAYWAWLAGLGIAIAIGAFAYANQFRSGLIATNMRDQVSWAFYVGNFTFLVGVAAAAILLVIPAYVYQWKPIKEVVLLGELLAISALAMCLLFVVVDVGRPDRLLHMAPFLGTPNWPASLLAWDALVLNVYLALNLVLVVYILFKAYRDEPADMRILVPLVLLSIPVAISTHTVTAFLYNGMASRPYWNASILAPRFIASAFCSGPAVMLILFQILRRTVKLPIRDEAIWKIAELMAYAMFLNLFLLGAEVFKEFYSATEHTLYTRYLWFGIGEHTALVPYAWLSLACSVVAFVLFLVPATRRNFKTLNLGCVLIWAGVYIEKGMGLVIPGMTPDTLGEIYEYRPTLNEWCIAAGIFGIGFLVFTILVKISVPILYGTFHARHE; encoded by the coding sequence ATGCGCGGATTTCTGGAGTTCGTCCGCGGATGCGGCCGCCAGGTCGTCCGGGGGGACCGTGCGTACTGGGCGTGGCTCGCGGGGCTCGGGATCGCCATCGCGATCGGGGCCTTCGCCTACGCCAACCAGTTCCGGAGCGGCCTGATCGCGACGAACATGCGCGACCAGGTGTCGTGGGCCTTCTACGTCGGCAACTTCACGTTCCTCGTCGGCGTGGCCGCGGCGGCGATCCTCCTGGTCATCCCCGCCTACGTCTACCAGTGGAAACCGATCAAGGAAGTCGTCCTCCTGGGGGAGCTGCTCGCGATCTCGGCGCTCGCGATGTGCCTGCTGTTCGTCGTGGTCGACGTCGGGCGCCCCGACCGGCTGCTGCACATGGCGCCGTTCCTGGGAACGCCGAACTGGCCCGCCTCGCTCCTCGCGTGGGATGCCCTCGTGCTCAACGTCTACCTCGCGCTCAACCTCGTGCTGGTGGTCTACATCCTGTTCAAGGCGTATCGGGACGAGCCGGCGGACATGCGCATCCTCGTCCCGCTCGTGCTCCTGTCGATCCCCGTGGCGATCTCGACGCACACGGTGACCGCGTTCCTCTACAACGGCATGGCGTCGCGGCCGTACTGGAACGCCTCGATCCTGGCGCCGCGCTTCATCGCCTCGGCGTTCTGCTCGGGCCCCGCGGTGATGCTGATCCTCTTCCAGATCCTGCGCCGCACGGTGAAGCTCCCCATCAGGGACGAGGCGATCTGGAAGATCGCCGAGCTGATGGCCTACGCGATGTTCCTGAACCTGTTCCTGCTCGGCGCCGAGGTGTTCAAGGAGTTCTACTCGGCGACCGAGCACACCCTCTACACGCGCTACCTGTGGTTCGGCATCGGCGAGCACACGGCGCTCGTGCCGTACGCCTGGCTGTCGCTCGCCTGCAGCGTGGTCGCGTTCGTCCTCTTCCTGGTCCCCGCGACCCGTCGCAATTTCAAGACGCTGAACCTCGGGTGCGTCCTGATCTGGGCGGGGGTCTACATCGAGAAGGGGATGGGGCTCGTCATCCCCGGGATGACCCCGGACACGCTCGGCGAGATCTACGAGTACCGACCGACCCTCAACGAATGGTGCATCGCCGCGGGGATCTTCGGGATCGGGTTCCTCGTCTTCACGATCCTCGTGAAGATCTCCGTCCCGATCCTGTACGGCACCTTCCACGCCAGGCACGAGTGA
- a CDS encoding calcineurin-like phosphoesterase family protein, with translation MRRRDFLHLAAASAVGALVPSRPARVRGVVRSAGKGIAGVAVSDGRTVVGTASDGTFELVTTSEREFVQIAVPSGYRIPTHPCGTARFYAPVAPEAVFDLEPLPVSDERHTLLALGDIQTEDREEMGWFHERSVPDLLETIGRQENRHVVGLALGDLMFDDLSLYPRYEESVRRMGVPFFQVIGNHDLDQEAAVDEDSTRTFTRHFGPRYASFDRGAVHYVILDDVFWNGEGYLGYLDADQLAWLSADLALVEKGRTVVVATHIPLQGSHDVRQGRKKPTPTMSVTNRELLFRLLEPYRVHVLAGHTHESEHLFHHGLHEHVAGAICGAWWSGPICADGTPNGYAVYDVKGEEVTWRYKAVGRPEDHQIRVERADDGEIVANVWDWDPKWEVVLYVDGARRGAMERRNGRDPLSVRLHRGPDLPERRKWVEPYVTAHLFFAKPPDGARDVRVEATDRFGRVSTASIAVGPA, from the coding sequence GTGCGCCGACGCGACTTCCTCCACCTCGCCGCCGCCTCGGCGGTGGGCGCGCTCGTTCCCTCCCGCCCCGCGCGTGTGCGGGGTGTCGTCCGCTCCGCAGGGAAGGGGATCGCCGGCGTCGCGGTCAGCGACGGACGGACGGTCGTCGGGACGGCGTCCGACGGCACGTTCGAGCTCGTCACCACCTCCGAGCGCGAGTTCGTGCAGATCGCCGTTCCCTCCGGGTACCGCATCCCGACGCATCCGTGCGGGACCGCCCGCTTCTACGCGCCGGTCGCGCCGGAAGCGGTCTTCGACCTGGAGCCCCTTCCGGTCTCCGACGAGCGACACACCCTCCTCGCGCTCGGCGACATCCAGACGGAGGACCGGGAGGAGATGGGCTGGTTCCACGAGCGGAGCGTTCCGGACCTGCTGGAGACGATCGGCCGGCAGGAAAACCGGCACGTCGTGGGGCTCGCCCTCGGCGACCTGATGTTCGACGACCTGTCGCTGTATCCGAGGTACGAGGAATCGGTGCGGCGCATGGGGGTGCCGTTCTTCCAGGTGATCGGGAACCACGACCTCGACCAGGAGGCGGCGGTCGACGAGGACTCGACGCGGACCTTCACCCGGCACTTCGGGCCCCGCTACGCCAGCTTCGATCGCGGGGCCGTCCACTACGTGATCCTCGACGACGTCTTCTGGAACGGCGAGGGATACCTCGGCTACCTCGACGCCGACCAGCTGGCATGGCTCTCGGCCGACCTCGCGCTCGTCGAGAAGGGGCGCACCGTCGTCGTCGCCACGCACATCCCCCTGCAGGGAAGCCACGACGTCCGCCAGGGAAGGAAGAAGCCGACGCCGACGATGTCGGTCACGAATCGCGAGCTCCTCTTCCGGCTCCTCGAGCCGTACCGGGTGCACGTCCTCGCGGGACACACGCACGAGAGCGAGCACCTCTTCCATCACGGCCTGCACGAACACGTCGCCGGGGCGATCTGCGGCGCGTGGTGGAGCGGGCCGATCTGCGCCGACGGCACGCCGAACGGCTACGCCGTGTACGACGTGAAGGGAGAGGAGGTCACCTGGCGCTACAAGGCGGTCGGCCGGCCGGAGGACCACCAGATCCGCGTCGAGCGGGCCGACGACGGCGAGATCGTCGCGAACGTGTGGGACTGGGACCCGAAATGGGAGGTCGTCCTCTACGTGGACGGGGCCCGGCGGGGGGCGATGGAGCGGCGGAACGGCCGCGACCCGCTGAGCGTGCGGCTGCACCGGGGTCCGGACCTTCCCGAGCGCCGGAAGTGGGTGGAGCCGTACGTGACCGCGCACCTGTTCTTCGCGAAACCCCCGGACGGCGCGCGCGACGTCCGGGTCGAGGCGACGGATCGGTTCGGGCGCGTGTCGACGGCCTCCATCGCCGTTGGCCCCGCCTGA
- the trkA gene encoding Trk system potassium transporter TrkA, producing MRVLIVGGGQVGSLIAQRLTREGNEVTVVEAGHERCLELESQLDAKIVEGNAVRVRTLRKAGIRDAEMLIAVTDQDEINVLACLIAQAESNVRVKIARIRTHEVDHWRRITAATGLRIDMIMHPESAIAERIMRVIRVPGVSDVFDFADGNVRLFGMNVEAGSPVEGKTLEELDRAGPPRDSLIAMIFRGTQVIIPHGAERLREGDHAYVVTTRENWSEVLKFMGLAEQAPVQRAFIVGGKQMGITCAELLEAQGVDVKLFEPDAGRATRIAEILRKSIVVHADGTDQKVLEDENVEGVDVFLALTGHDEDNIIASLLARRLGVRKVVALINRPNYIPMAQRLGVNTTVSPRLVAVDRILQFVRKGSVLSVTTFREEEAEAIELIAPERSRLIGRKLRNVKLPEGAIVGAIVRPDGEVRVPRGDVEIHPGDRVIFFALESVVPKLESAFLVELGKRRP from the coding sequence ATGCGCGTCCTCATCGTCGGCGGTGGACAGGTCGGCTCCCTGATCGCCCAGCGCCTCACCCGCGAGGGGAACGAGGTCACCGTCGTCGAGGCCGGGCACGAGCGGTGCCTCGAGCTCGAGTCGCAGCTCGACGCCAAGATCGTCGAGGGGAACGCCGTGCGCGTGCGCACGCTGCGCAAGGCCGGGATCCGGGACGCCGAGATGCTGATCGCCGTGACCGACCAGGACGAGATCAACGTCCTGGCCTGCCTCATCGCCCAGGCCGAGTCGAACGTCCGGGTGAAGATCGCCCGGATCCGCACCCACGAGGTCGACCACTGGAGGCGCATCACGGCGGCGACCGGCCTCCGGATCGACATGATCATGCACCCCGAGAGCGCGATCGCGGAGCGGATCATGCGCGTGATCCGCGTGCCCGGCGTCTCCGACGTCTTCGACTTCGCCGACGGGAACGTGCGGCTGTTCGGGATGAACGTCGAGGCCGGAAGCCCGGTGGAGGGGAAGACCCTCGAGGAGCTCGACCGCGCCGGGCCGCCGCGGGACTCGCTGATCGCGATGATCTTCCGCGGCACCCAGGTGATCATCCCGCACGGGGCGGAGCGGCTGCGCGAGGGGGACCACGCCTACGTCGTCACGACGCGGGAGAACTGGTCCGAGGTCCTGAAGTTCATGGGGCTCGCGGAGCAGGCGCCGGTGCAACGCGCCTTCATCGTGGGCGGGAAGCAGATGGGGATCACCTGCGCGGAGCTGCTCGAGGCCCAGGGGGTCGACGTCAAGCTGTTCGAGCCGGACGCGGGGCGCGCGACCCGGATCGCCGAGATCCTGAGGAAGTCGATCGTCGTCCACGCCGACGGGACCGACCAGAAGGTCCTCGAGGACGAGAACGTGGAGGGGGTCGACGTCTTCCTCGCCCTGACCGGCCACGACGAGGACAACATCATCGCCTCCCTGCTCGCCCGCCGACTCGGCGTGCGCAAGGTCGTCGCGCTCATCAACCGCCCGAACTACATCCCGATGGCCCAGCGCCTCGGGGTCAACACCACGGTCAGCCCGCGCCTGGTCGCCGTGGACCGGATCCTCCAGTTCGTGCGGAAGGGGAGCGTCCTCTCCGTGACGACGTTCCGGGAGGAGGAAGCCGAGGCGATCGAGCTGATCGCCCCCGAACGGTCCCGTCTGATCGGGCGCAAGCTGCGCAACGTGAAGCTCCCCGAGGGGGCGATCGTCGGCGCGATCGTGCGTCCCGACGGCGAGGTCCGCGTTCCCCGGGGCGACGTCGAGATCCACCCCGGCGACCGGGTGATCTTCTTCGCGCTGGAATCGGTCGTCCCGAAGCTCGAGTCGGCGTTCCTCGTGGAGCTCGGGAAGCGGCGTCCGTGA
- a CDS encoding potassium transporter TrkG: protein MIRVRALAHVLGPLLVALAALFLVPLGWAVWRRDPGIDELGVSTAITLAAGAALWTWGKRPDRALGGREATLLVAVAWLAVVLFGALPFAFDPAFPTFADAFFESASGFTTTGATVLEKVEVLDAPIQFWRCFTHWIGGMGIVLLGIAILPLVGHGGMNLYRAEFSGARSEKIRPRIAETARSLWKVYLALTIAQYVAMRLAGVSPFESLCHTFGTLGTGGFSTRTASVGGFESPAVEWIVITFMFLSGMSFVQHYRWLVERRVGSVWRDVEFRGYVAVALAATALIVPFLMRYSGYDLERAIRGAAFQVVSIQTTTGFMSEDFELWHPLPQVLLLSLMFIGGCTGSTAGGLKVARVMLLGGVVYREFRRMVERRGVFAVRQGGKVVPEETIQGLLSLVYLAFLVNFVSVLALAAAGVDVLTAISAVAACMFNVGPGLGTVGPAEYYGHLPQFVKWVLSGCMIAGRLEFYTTIVILTPAFWRR, encoded by the coding sequence GTGATCCGGGTCCGCGCGCTCGCGCACGTGCTGGGTCCCCTGCTCGTGGCCCTCGCGGCGTTGTTCCTGGTCCCGCTCGGCTGGGCCGTCTGGAGGCGCGATCCCGGCATCGACGAGCTCGGCGTCTCGACGGCGATCACCCTGGCGGCCGGCGCGGCCCTCTGGACCTGGGGAAAACGCCCCGACCGCGCGCTCGGCGGCCGCGAGGCGACGCTCCTCGTGGCGGTGGCGTGGCTCGCCGTCGTCCTGTTCGGGGCGCTTCCGTTCGCCTTCGACCCCGCCTTCCCGACCTTCGCCGACGCCTTCTTCGAGTCCGCCTCCGGGTTCACGACGACCGGCGCGACCGTGCTGGAGAAAGTCGAGGTCCTCGACGCCCCGATCCAGTTCTGGCGCTGCTTCACCCACTGGATCGGCGGGATGGGGATCGTGCTCCTCGGCATCGCGATCCTCCCGCTCGTCGGCCACGGCGGCATGAACCTCTACCGCGCCGAATTCTCGGGGGCGCGCTCCGAGAAGATCCGGCCGCGCATCGCGGAGACGGCGCGGTCGCTCTGGAAGGTCTACCTCGCCCTGACGATCGCGCAGTACGTGGCCATGCGCCTGGCGGGAGTGTCGCCGTTCGAGTCGCTCTGCCACACCTTCGGGACGCTGGGGACCGGCGGCTTCTCGACGCGGACCGCGAGCGTCGGCGGGTTCGAGAGCCCGGCCGTGGAGTGGATCGTCATCACCTTCATGTTCCTGTCCGGGATGTCGTTCGTGCAGCACTACCGCTGGCTCGTCGAGCGGCGGGTGGGAAGCGTCTGGCGCGACGTCGAGTTCCGCGGGTACGTCGCCGTCGCCCTGGCGGCGACGGCGCTGATCGTGCCGTTCCTCATGCGGTACTCCGGCTACGACCTCGAGCGGGCGATCCGCGGCGCCGCGTTCCAGGTCGTCTCGATCCAGACGACGACCGGGTTCATGTCCGAGGACTTCGAGTTGTGGCACCCGCTTCCGCAGGTCCTCCTCCTCAGCCTCATGTTCATCGGAGGCTGCACCGGCTCGACCGCGGGCGGGCTGAAGGTGGCGCGCGTGATGCTGCTGGGCGGGGTCGTCTACCGCGAGTTCCGGCGGATGGTGGAGCGTCGGGGCGTCTTCGCCGTGCGCCAGGGGGGGAAGGTCGTCCCCGAGGAGACGATCCAGGGGCTGCTCAGCCTCGTCTACCTCGCCTTCCTCGTGAACTTCGTCTCGGTTCTCGCGCTCGCGGCGGCCGGCGTGGACGTGTTGACCGCGATCTCCGCGGTCGCCGCGTGCATGTTCAACGTCGGCCCCGGCCTCGGCACGGTCGGCCCCGCGGAGTACTACGGCCACCTCCCGCAGTTCGTGAAATGGGTGTTGTCCGGGTGCATGATCGCGGGGCGTCTCGAGTTCTACACGACGATCGTGATCCTGACCCCCGCGTTCTGGAGGCGTTGA
- a CDS encoding protein kinase: MRTALDASAPFRALPPALLDLVVAKATLRDFAAGETIIAQGAAAGALYVLSAGEARVVLHDHGVARSLATVGRGAVLGEMALLTAGPSTAEVVAATDVRALELLPADFFALVADHPDLAVVLTHLVAERLGSARGDGLGGKVLEGYRIGRPVGRGAMSVVYEAEEVASGRRVALKMMSHRLVHRADAIARFEREARVLRSLDHPGIARLIGDFPAFGTRFLVLEFVEGESLDRRLERDGALRTADALKLLARIADALAHVHARGVVHRDLKPGNVMLPNAGGVKLLDFGLADTGVEHVIAGSVLYMPPEQMEGKDSGPAADVYAFACMAIEMLSGRLPFEGRTPERLHEEKLRYVVPQAEQIAPRLPAKVHAFLAAAMLPEAERRPAMKATVFVRSPLRFFGRWNRATH; the protein is encoded by the coding sequence ATGCGGACGGCCCTCGACGCCAGCGCGCCCTTCCGGGCGCTCCCCCCGGCTCTCCTCGACCTCGTCGTCGCGAAGGCGACGCTTCGGGACTTCGCGGCGGGGGAGACGATCATCGCGCAGGGCGCCGCGGCGGGTGCGCTCTACGTCCTCTCGGCGGGGGAGGCGCGGGTCGTCCTCCACGATCACGGCGTGGCGCGCTCGCTCGCGACGGTCGGCCGCGGCGCCGTGCTCGGCGAGATGGCGCTCCTCACCGCGGGTCCCAGCACCGCGGAGGTCGTCGCCGCGACCGACGTTCGGGCGCTCGAGCTGCTTCCCGCCGACTTCTTCGCCCTCGTCGCGGATCACCCCGACCTCGCCGTCGTCCTCACCCATCTCGTCGCGGAGCGGCTGGGGAGCGCGCGCGGCGACGGCCTCGGCGGGAAGGTCCTCGAGGGGTACCGCATCGGCCGGCCGGTGGGTCGCGGCGCGATGTCGGTCGTCTACGAGGCCGAAGAGGTCGCGAGCGGCCGTCGCGTCGCGTTGAAGATGATGAGCCACCGCCTCGTCCATCGCGCCGACGCGATCGCGCGGTTCGAGCGGGAAGCCCGCGTCCTCCGATCGCTCGATCACCCGGGCATCGCACGTCTGATCGGCGACTTCCCGGCGTTCGGCACGCGGTTCCTGGTGCTCGAGTTCGTCGAGGGGGAGTCGCTCGACCGCCGCCTCGAGCGCGACGGCGCGCTTCGCACCGCCGACGCCCTGAAGTTGCTCGCCCGGATCGCCGACGCCCTCGCCCACGTCCACGCGCGAGGGGTCGTCCACCGCGACCTGAAGCCCGGGAACGTGATGCTCCCCAACGCGGGGGGCGTGAAGCTCCTCGACTTCGGCCTCGCCGACACCGGCGTCGAGCACGTGATCGCGGGGAGCGTCCTCTACATGCCCCCCGAGCAGATGGAGGGGAAGGACTCCGGTCCGGCGGCCGACGTCTACGCCTTCGCCTGCATGGCGATCGAGATGCTCTCGGGGCGCCTGCCGTTCGAGGGGCGCACCCCCGAGCGGCTCCACGAGGAGAAGCTCCGCTACGTCGTCCCGCAGGCGGAACAGATCGCGCCGCGACTGCCGGCGAAGGTGCACGCGTTCCTGGCCGCGGCGATGCTCCCGGAAGCGGAGCGGCGGCCGGCGATGAAGGCGACCGTGTTCGTGCGGTCGCCGCTTCGGTTCTTCGGGCGGTGGAACCGCGCCACGCACTGA
- a CDS encoding LysE family translocator, translating into MSALFLLAALAILVTPGPAVLYIVATAIRQGRLAGFVSGLGLSIGGVTHVMLAWLGVSALLLARPGALRGVQIAGAAYLVVLGVRALRTANGSDARDAAHSERSLLQVFRDGVIVNLLNPKSALFLLAFLPQFVDPAKGEAQRQLLVLGLIFVGLGLLTDALWAMTAGTLGAWWRDRPGTDRWVHRFGAATYLTLGVLAAFR; encoded by the coding sequence GTGTCCGCGCTGTTCCTCCTCGCCGCCCTCGCCATCCTCGTGACCCCCGGCCCGGCGGTCCTCTACATCGTGGCGACCGCGATTCGACAAGGGCGGCTCGCCGGGTTTGTCTCGGGGTTGGGGTTGTCGATCGGGGGAGTGACCCACGTGATGCTCGCGTGGCTGGGGGTGTCGGCGCTCCTGCTGGCCCGACCGGGGGCGCTGCGGGGGGTGCAGATCGCGGGAGCCGCCTACCTCGTGGTTCTCGGCGTTCGCGCCCTGCGTACCGCGAACGGCAGCGACGCGCGAGACGCTGCCCACTCCGAACGATCCTTATTGCAGGTATTCCGCGATGGCGTGATCGTGAATCTGCTCAACCCCAAGTCCGCGCTCTTCCTGCTCGCCTTCCTTCCCCAGTTCGTCGATCCGGCGAAGGGGGAGGCCCAACGCCAGCTGCTCGTCCTCGGACTGATCTTCGTCGGGCTGGGCCTCCTGACCGACGCGTTGTGGGCGATGACGGCGGGAACGCTCGGCGCCTGGTGGCGGGATCGGCCGGGCACGGATCGCTGGGTGCACCGGTTCGGCGCCGCCACGTACCTGACCCTGGGCGTACTCGCCGCCTTCCGGTAG